The following proteins are encoded in a genomic region of Rudaeicoccus suwonensis:
- a CDS encoding efflux RND transporter periplasmic adaptor subunit: MAQQRSRKRTRWVVAGAVAVIAIGAGGTWWAVDGSHSKTTRTAAATTTLDPVTLGSVSRSVSATGTFVPTNISYVDFGASGTVSAVKATVGAQVTKGQVLATIDSTALQAAVTADQDTLDAANATLTSADSSDSSTQIAAAQANVSADQAKLTLAQEQLADASLTSPISGTVAAVNLTVGQSVGDSSSSSSGSGSSGGTGSSGGAGAGGGSGAGGGSSFGSSSSGSSDTSGSSSSGDSSSSADVTVVDTGSWTVDADVTSADLASIKVGQSVTVAVSTGTTSSTGSGRGGFGGTTGSSGTTGTSSTTGSNDSSGATTGSSSSSTPSMTGTVTSVGIIGSSSGDGAATFPVTVAVDGSPSGVYDGTSATLAITTAQVANVLTVPTSAITTSGSSDVVKVSKNGQTSTVKVTVGQVYGQRTQILSGLTAGETVVVQSRGFGGLGGASRRSSGSSGESGSSGGGFGGGSFGGGGGFGGGGFGGGQ; the protein is encoded by the coding sequence ATGGCGCAACAACGTTCTCGCAAGAGGACACGGTGGGTGGTCGCCGGCGCGGTCGCGGTGATTGCGATCGGTGCGGGTGGAACGTGGTGGGCCGTGGACGGTTCGCACTCGAAGACCACTCGCACGGCGGCAGCGACCACGACGCTGGACCCGGTCACCCTGGGTTCGGTCAGCAGGTCGGTGAGCGCGACCGGCACCTTCGTGCCCACCAACATCTCGTATGTCGATTTCGGCGCGTCCGGAACGGTCAGCGCAGTGAAGGCCACGGTCGGCGCGCAAGTCACGAAAGGTCAGGTGCTCGCGACGATCGACAGCACCGCCCTCCAGGCAGCCGTCACCGCGGATCAGGACACTCTCGATGCGGCCAACGCCACTCTCACGTCGGCGGATTCGTCTGACAGCAGCACTCAGATCGCGGCAGCTCAGGCGAATGTCTCGGCGGATCAGGCCAAGCTCACTCTCGCCCAGGAGCAACTGGCCGACGCCAGCTTGACGTCGCCGATCTCGGGAACGGTGGCCGCAGTCAACCTCACCGTCGGGCAGAGCGTGGGTGACAGCTCGTCATCCAGCTCGGGCTCCGGCTCGTCGGGCGGAACCGGTTCGTCCGGTGGTGCGGGGGCCGGTGGCGGATCAGGCGCGGGCGGCGGAAGCAGCTTCGGTAGCTCGTCGTCGGGATCTTCGGACACCAGCGGTTCGTCGAGCTCCGGTGACAGCTCTAGTTCGGCCGACGTCACCGTCGTCGACACCGGCTCGTGGACGGTGGACGCGGATGTCACGTCCGCAGATCTCGCGTCGATCAAGGTCGGCCAGTCGGTCACGGTCGCCGTGTCGACCGGAACGACCAGTTCCACCGGCAGCGGCCGGGGCGGATTCGGCGGGACGACAGGTTCGTCCGGAACCACGGGTACTTCGAGCACGACCGGGTCGAACGACAGCTCCGGTGCAACGACAGGTTCGTCGTCATCCAGCACTCCGTCGATGACGGGAACAGTGACGTCGGTCGGCATCATCGGGTCATCTTCCGGCGACGGGGCGGCAACCTTCCCCGTGACCGTCGCGGTCGACGGCTCGCCGTCCGGCGTATACGACGGCACCAGCGCCACCCTCGCGATCACGACCGCTCAGGTCGCGAACGTCCTCACCGTTCCCACGTCGGCGATCACGACGAGCGGCTCCAGCGACGTCGTGAAGGTCTCCAAGAACGGTCAGACATCGACGGTCAAGGTCACCGTCGGTCAGGTCTATGGCCAGCGCACGCAGATCCTGTCCGGTCTCACTGCCGGCGAGACGGTCGTCGTGCAGTCGCGCGGCTTCGGCGGTCTTGGCGGCGCCAGCCGACGTAGCAGCGGCTCGAGCGGCGAATCCGGCTCAAGTGGCGGTGGTTTCGGCGGAGGAAGTTTCGGCGGCGGCGGCGGATTCGGCGGCGGCGGATTCGGCGGGGGCCAGTGA
- a CDS encoding MFS transporter encodes MKDVRTMFADTRPLQTLAFRRLWWTNIITVIGAQLTVVAVPAQIYAETNSSAYVGLTGVFGLVPLVIFGLYGGALADVMDRRRLLLISTVGLIASSAMFFAQAAFHANNVWLLLVLFAVQQSFFAVNQPTRSAILPRLIPLTELPAANSLNMTVMQFGAIAGPLVGGALIPVLGFSLLYLIDTITLFATLWAVFVLPALPPEGLAATAKAGIASVLDGLGYLRGHKVLLMSFLVDIIAMVFGMPRALFPQIAHQSFGGPSDGGLAFALLFAAIPAGAVLGGIFSGWVSRVERQGVAVIAAIVVWGAGMVVFGLASGAAGGHANVFLVLALGGLMVGGAADMASAAFRSTMLQEAATDDVRGRLQGVFTVVVAGGPRLADVAHGGMAAVVGTAATAAGGGVLVIVLVLVAAAAVPVFIRYRVAR; translated from the coding sequence GTGAAAGACGTTCGCACGATGTTCGCCGACACCCGGCCGCTGCAGACGCTGGCCTTTCGCCGGTTGTGGTGGACCAACATCATCACCGTGATCGGCGCGCAGCTGACGGTCGTCGCCGTGCCGGCCCAGATCTACGCCGAGACGAACAGCTCGGCATACGTCGGGTTGACGGGCGTCTTCGGCTTGGTGCCGTTGGTGATCTTCGGGCTGTATGGCGGAGCGCTCGCCGACGTGATGGACCGCCGCAGGCTGCTGCTCATTTCCACGGTCGGGCTGATCGCCTCCAGCGCGATGTTCTTCGCTCAGGCGGCCTTCCACGCAAACAACGTGTGGCTGTTGCTGGTGCTTTTTGCGGTGCAGCAGTCCTTCTTCGCGGTCAACCAGCCGACACGCAGCGCCATACTGCCGCGGTTGATCCCGCTCACCGAGCTGCCGGCGGCCAACTCGCTCAACATGACGGTGATGCAGTTCGGCGCGATCGCCGGACCGCTCGTCGGTGGTGCGCTGATACCGGTGCTGGGGTTCTCGCTGCTCTACCTGATCGACACGATCACGCTCTTTGCGACGCTGTGGGCGGTCTTCGTGCTGCCGGCGCTGCCGCCGGAAGGTCTCGCCGCCACCGCTAAAGCCGGAATCGCTTCTGTGCTTGATGGGTTGGGCTATCTGCGCGGCCACAAGGTGCTGTTGATGTCCTTCCTGGTCGACATCATCGCGATGGTGTTCGGTATGCCGCGGGCACTGTTTCCACAGATCGCGCATCAGAGTTTCGGGGGCCCTTCCGACGGTGGTCTGGCGTTCGCATTGCTGTTTGCGGCCATCCCGGCGGGCGCGGTGCTCGGCGGGATCTTCTCCGGCTGGGTTTCCCGGGTGGAGCGACAGGGCGTGGCGGTCATCGCGGCCATCGTGGTGTGGGGCGCCGGCATGGTCGTCTTCGGTCTGGCCTCCGGTGCTGCCGGTGGCCACGCGAATGTCTTCCTGGTGCTCGCGCTCGGCGGTCTGATGGTCGGCGGTGCGGCTGACATGGCGTCGGCCGCGTTCCGGTCGACGATGCTGCAGGAGGCTGCGACCGACGACGTGCGCGGCCGGTTGCAGGGAGTCTTCACCGTGGTCGTCGCGGGAGGCCCACGATTGGCGGATGTCGCCCACGGCGGGATGGCCGCCGTGGTGGGCACAGCGGCGACGGCAGCCGGTGGCGGTGTGCTGGTGATCGTGCTGGTGCTGGTCGCAGCTGCCGCGGTGCCGGTCTTCATTCGCTACCGCGTCGCGCGCTGA
- a CDS encoding MarR family winged helix-turn-helix transcriptional regulator, producing the protein MSQTQAVRAVVRLARILERSSTQLSLPHYRVLSAIAEGHERASRLAIRLALGKPAISASVDTLIRQGLVSRHTSASDQRAARLQLTAQGVAALEQAEQAMAARLDEVLARCDVADDFVEQLAAVEVGVESLAAERLTAR; encoded by the coding sequence ATGAGTCAGACCCAAGCGGTGCGCGCGGTGGTGCGCCTTGCCCGCATCCTGGAGCGTTCGTCCACCCAGCTGAGCCTGCCGCACTATCGCGTCCTGTCGGCGATCGCCGAGGGCCATGAGCGCGCGTCGCGCCTGGCGATCCGACTGGCCCTGGGCAAGCCGGCGATCAGCGCCAGCGTCGACACGCTGATCCGGCAGGGGCTGGTGAGTCGGCATACGAGCGCGAGCGACCAGCGCGCGGCGCGATTGCAGCTGACTGCGCAGGGTGTCGCGGCATTGGAGCAAGCCGAGCAGGCGATGGCCGCGCGGCTCGACGAAGTGCTGGCCCGGTGCGATGTCGCGGATGACTTCGTCGAACAGTTGGCAGCGGTCGAGGTCGGCGTAGAAAGCCTTGCGGCTGAGCGGCTGACCGCCCGATGA
- a CDS encoding NUDIX hydrolase yields the protein MTSVPPGFEDLFARTYVAYANADVVGSCALPPPELIHRIHLVATPEQGKVTVCRSVEGWRFLPGGRIEPGETVESAATRELFEEAGSAPAGPMHVFFSHVAHSRDSKPYLPHVPHPVMWWVYAVVPSTVLGSPPTGVDGAEQIVSVEHLPVTDAIEWLSRCDDTTSSEVLRFAARLQLV from the coding sequence ATGACGTCGGTGCCACCAGGATTCGAAGACCTCTTCGCGAGGACGTATGTCGCATACGCGAACGCGGATGTCGTCGGCAGTTGCGCCCTCCCGCCGCCGGAGCTAATACACCGCATCCACCTCGTGGCAACACCCGAGCAAGGAAAGGTGACGGTATGCCGTTCCGTCGAAGGGTGGCGTTTTCTTCCGGGGGGTCGCATCGAACCTGGTGAGACGGTCGAATCGGCCGCAACACGAGAGCTTTTCGAAGAGGCAGGATCCGCACCCGCTGGCCCGATGCACGTCTTCTTTAGCCATGTTGCCCACAGCAGGGACTCAAAGCCATACCTGCCGCACGTGCCACACCCCGTGATGTGGTGGGTGTACGCCGTTGTGCCTTCGACAGTCCTGGGGTCGCCGCCGACCGGCGTCGATGGCGCCGAACAGATCGTGTCCGTCGAACATCTGCCGGTAACCGACGCCATCGAATGGCTTTCACGCTGTGACGACACGACGAGCTCCGAGGTGCTCCGATTCGCTGCGCGCTTGCAGTTGGTCTGA
- a CDS encoding trypsin-like serine peptidase, protein MHRSAHLSRRWRSFLGAATAVAAATLVVTSTTAAGLTDAAALADEPNATTAAPQAAIGALFMANDPTDHICTASVLDSAAGNLILTAAHCVSGSGNDLQFRPAYDNGTSPYGAWNVEAAYVMPSWLASQNPQADFAVLRVADQTRDGKLVSLQQVTGGYDLDTTPAVGTPVTDYAYNSGEDQPIGCTTPLLQSQGYPAIACNGYTGGSSGSPFLAKEPDGTQRIVGVIGGYYQGGCEASMSYSSPVTLGLVMQLIRGDLQATGDNVPQAGDSGC, encoded by the coding sequence ATGCATCGCTCAGCGCATCTGTCGCGCCGGTGGCGGTCATTCCTCGGCGCGGCGACAGCAGTCGCGGCCGCAACCCTCGTCGTCACCTCGACCACCGCTGCCGGCCTGACCGATGCAGCCGCTCTGGCTGACGAGCCGAACGCCACCACCGCCGCCCCGCAAGCCGCGATCGGCGCATTGTTCATGGCCAATGACCCGACGGATCACATCTGCACCGCGAGCGTGCTCGACAGCGCTGCCGGCAACCTGATCCTCACGGCCGCGCACTGTGTCAGCGGATCGGGTAACGACCTGCAGTTCCGGCCCGCCTACGACAACGGCACCAGCCCGTATGGCGCATGGAACGTCGAAGCGGCATACGTCATGCCGTCCTGGCTGGCCAGCCAGAACCCGCAGGCGGACTTCGCCGTGCTGCGCGTGGCCGACCAGACCCGCGACGGCAAACTTGTCTCGCTGCAGCAGGTCACCGGAGGCTACGACCTCGACACCACACCGGCCGTCGGCACGCCCGTCACCGACTATGCGTACAACTCCGGCGAGGATCAACCGATCGGATGCACGACGCCACTGCTGCAGTCGCAGGGGTATCCAGCGATCGCGTGCAACGGCTACACCGGTGGCAGCAGTGGTAGCCCGTTCCTGGCCAAAGAGCCTGACGGCACCCAACGCATCGTGGGCGTCATCGGCGGGTATTACCAGGGCGGCTGCGAGGCGAGCATGTCCTACTCCTCCCCCGTCACCCTCGGTCTGGTGATGCAGCTGATCCGTGGTGACCTGCAGGCGACCGGGGACAACGTGCCGCAGGCCGGCGACAGCGGCTGCTGA
- a CDS encoding ABC transporter permease, with translation MSWGETFRTALEAIGHRRMRSVLTVLGILIGIAAVMLTVGLGQGAQSKVAKQIDALGTNLLVVSPGSTTSTTGVRSARGSATTLTTTDADILANPVVAPDISGVAPTSTATDSLVNGSTNWSTSVVGTTPSWLTVRARTMSEGRFISTSDINAASPVMVLGSTTAEELFGARDPVGQTVTVDGQTFSIIGELATAGSSGTTDEDDQAIVPMTTFAQRLSTSTDTQSVSDIYLEAKSSSDLSAAYQEATAALLTSHDVTTATEDFTVSSQASLVATATSTTHTLTVLLGGIAAISLLVGGIGVMNIMLVSVTERIREIGLRKALGATPRTILKQFLTEASVLGLAGGIVGISLGAVGALILPHFLNQPVDISAEAAGFALVVSVLIGVAAGVYPASRAAKLAPIDALRNE, from the coding sequence ATGAGCTGGGGCGAGACTTTTCGCACGGCTCTGGAGGCCATCGGTCACCGGAGGATGCGATCGGTGCTGACCGTGCTCGGCATACTCATCGGAATCGCTGCGGTCATGCTGACGGTGGGCCTCGGCCAAGGCGCTCAGTCCAAGGTGGCCAAGCAGATCGACGCTCTCGGCACGAACCTGCTGGTCGTGTCGCCAGGTAGTACCACGAGCACGACGGGGGTTCGCTCCGCCCGTGGCAGTGCGACCACGCTGACAACCACTGACGCCGACATCCTCGCGAATCCTGTTGTCGCGCCTGATATCTCGGGCGTCGCACCAACATCAACCGCCACCGACTCGCTGGTCAACGGCAGCACCAACTGGTCGACGAGCGTCGTCGGCACGACGCCGAGTTGGTTGACCGTGCGAGCCCGCACGATGAGCGAGGGCCGGTTCATCAGCACCAGTGACATCAACGCTGCGAGCCCGGTGATGGTGCTCGGATCGACGACGGCCGAGGAGCTCTTCGGCGCACGTGATCCGGTCGGCCAGACGGTCACGGTCGATGGCCAGACCTTCAGCATCATCGGCGAACTCGCGACGGCGGGCTCCAGCGGCACCACCGACGAGGACGACCAGGCCATCGTGCCGATGACGACGTTCGCGCAGCGACTGTCGACATCGACCGACACGCAGAGCGTCTCCGACATCTACCTCGAGGCGAAGTCGTCGAGCGACCTGTCAGCGGCATACCAGGAGGCGACCGCGGCGCTGCTGACGAGTCACGACGTGACCACGGCCACGGAGGACTTCACCGTGAGCAGCCAGGCGTCGTTGGTCGCGACCGCCACCAGCACCACCCACACGTTGACGGTGCTGCTTGGTGGAATCGCCGCAATCTCGTTGCTGGTCGGCGGGATCGGTGTCATGAACATCATGCTGGTCTCGGTCACTGAACGGATTCGCGAGATCGGTCTGCGGAAGGCGCTCGGGGCCACGCCGCGGACGATTCTGAAGCAGTTCCTGACCGAGGCCAGTGTGTTGGGCCTGGCCGGCGGCATCGTCGGCATCAGCCTCGGAGCGGTGGGTGCCCTGATACTGCCGCACTTCCTCAACCAGCCCGTCGACATCTCCGCAGAGGCGGCCGGCTTCGCGCTCGTCGTCTCCGTGCTGATCGGAGTCGCGGCGGGTGTCTATCCGGCCAGTCGCGCAGCCAAGCTTGCGCCCATCGATGCTTTGAGAAATGAGTGA
- a CDS encoding G1 family glutamic endopeptidase has protein sequence MTFRVAAVTAVAAMATIGMSTASAHPSAAAAAPRANSAVAHRIVGFGKHFGHATNGATTDYNWAGYAQTGANGSAKTTSATWTVPTLSTKYNGYSSTWVGVDGFNNSYLTQTGTEADVVNGQVQYDAWWEVITPSDEAPETLFSTLTVKPGDSITASVTTTGSKSTMKLVDNTTGKSASHTASYKGPGSSAEWIQEDTDVNGDISAAPDWHSITFSNILRNGANPDLQSSQSLDIVDQNGTQETSTSAPNSAGNGFTTTWLATGTPTPVD, from the coding sequence ATGACGTTCCGTGTCGCCGCCGTCACCGCGGTTGCGGCCATGGCCACCATTGGTATGTCGACCGCCAGTGCGCACCCGTCGGCAGCAGCAGCGGCCCCGCGTGCCAACAGCGCAGTCGCACACCGCATCGTCGGTTTCGGCAAGCACTTCGGCCACGCCACCAACGGCGCCACGACTGACTACAACTGGGCCGGCTACGCCCAGACCGGCGCAAACGGCAGTGCAAAGACCACCTCGGCCACGTGGACCGTGCCCACCCTGTCGACGAAGTACAACGGCTACTCCTCCACCTGGGTCGGCGTCGACGGTTTCAACAACTCCTACCTGACCCAGACCGGCACCGAGGCCGATGTGGTCAACGGTCAGGTGCAGTACGACGCCTGGTGGGAGGTCATCACCCCCAGCGACGAGGCTCCCGAGACGCTCTTCTCGACCCTGACCGTCAAGCCCGGCGACAGCATCACCGCTTCGGTGACCACGACCGGCTCCAAGTCGACGATGAAGCTGGTCGACAACACGACCGGCAAGTCGGCGTCGCACACCGCGTCCTACAAGGGTCCCGGCTCGTCGGCCGAGTGGATCCAGGAGGACACCGACGTCAATGGCGACATCTCCGCTGCGCCCGACTGGCACTCGATCACCTTCAGCAACATCCTGCGCAATGGCGCCAACCCGGATCTGCAGAGCAGCCAGTCGCTTGACATCGTCGACCAGAACGGCACCCAGGAGACCAGCACCAGCGCCCCGAACAGCGCCGGCAACGGCTTCACCACCACCTGGCTGGCCACCGGCACCCCCACTCCGGTGGACTGA
- a CDS encoding efflux RND transporter periplasmic adaptor subunit, with the protein MPDEDLPLFDQLSGGGSEDETVVLEAARPPRRQRRVVGWTALGLVGVLVVAGGTYAATNAADASGLSSRYRLATATTGDITQTVSLTGSAARVNQVSVGFASSGTVDSVNVAVGQTVSQGQSLATMDSTSLNANVLDAKAQLAQAQAGEVTGGSGGASGSGSAGGSASGGASGGSGSANAAASGSSSSATAGSSYSSGSSGSSGTSKSGSTGSTASGGAKGRSGGSGGSSVSAATITKIRQQAKQLATQVKTMNAAVAAEATVCGPLLGSTNVNPTPTPKPTKGHSPTPQPTSTAAPAGPASGSTGSSTSSPSSSASPSSTASPSSSASPTSTSSPTSSASSSVDPTQLRACLTAMQGAASDIATASETLSSLSTTIAPLQHLTSGSSGSGSGTSSGGTGGGSGKTSGGEGSSKSAAGSSSTGRSSGSSTSGSSEDSAAATDSQDATIVQDQLAVTQAEQAADSATLTAPISGTIGAVDLSAGKSASSSSTITIVGQGDAEVTVDAPLSDLPELSAGQSASVAAAGAVGSIQGTVTQIGILPTSSSNSSTPTYPVTIVVPDAPQALADGTSAQVSISTKQVSNVVTVPDSALTMVSSTQATAQIASGSTVKSEVVTVGAVGGGRAQVTSGITAGEQVVLADLSEALPTNQSTNVRGLTTTGGGGFAGGGDFGGGAGGGGGRGGGR; encoded by the coding sequence ATGCCTGACGAGGATCTGCCGCTGTTTGACCAACTGAGCGGCGGCGGCAGTGAGGACGAGACGGTGGTGCTCGAGGCGGCGCGGCCGCCGCGACGTCAGCGCCGGGTCGTCGGCTGGACCGCCCTCGGCCTGGTCGGAGTGCTGGTCGTGGCCGGCGGCACGTATGCCGCCACCAACGCCGCGGACGCAAGCGGCCTCAGCAGCCGCTACCGGTTGGCGACCGCGACGACGGGTGACATCACCCAGACCGTGTCGCTCACAGGGTCGGCCGCGCGGGTCAACCAGGTGTCGGTCGGATTCGCGTCATCCGGCACCGTGGACTCGGTGAATGTCGCTGTCGGACAAACGGTTTCGCAGGGTCAGTCGCTGGCAACAATGGACTCCACCAGCCTCAATGCGAACGTGCTCGACGCCAAGGCACAACTCGCCCAGGCGCAAGCCGGAGAGGTCACCGGCGGGTCCGGTGGTGCCTCGGGTTCGGGTAGCGCCGGTGGGTCCGCCAGTGGCGGCGCGAGTGGGGGCAGTGGCAGCGCGAACGCGGCCGCGTCCGGCAGTTCGTCGTCCGCCACAGCCGGATCGTCATACAGTTCGGGCAGTTCGGGCAGTTCGGGCACCTCGAAGTCCGGATCGACCGGGTCGACGGCTTCGGGCGGAGCCAAGGGTCGCTCAGGAGGCTCCGGTGGGTCGTCGGTGTCAGCTGCGACGATCACCAAGATTCGGCAGCAGGCGAAACAGCTTGCGACACAAGTGAAGACGATGAACGCGGCAGTGGCCGCCGAAGCGACGGTTTGCGGCCCGCTGCTCGGCAGCACGAACGTCAATCCGACGCCGACACCGAAGCCCACCAAGGGTCACTCACCGACGCCGCAGCCGACGTCGACCGCCGCGCCGGCCGGCCCCGCATCGGGCTCGACCGGGTCATCAACGAGTTCACCATCGTCGTCGGCGAGCCCGTCGAGCACGGCCAGCCCGAGTTCCAGCGCCTCACCGACGTCGACATCCAGCCCCACCAGCTCGGCATCGTCGTCGGTCGATCCGACTCAGCTGCGCGCGTGCTTGACGGCGATGCAGGGCGCCGCATCCGACATCGCGACGGCATCCGAGACGTTGTCGTCTCTGTCCACGACGATCGCGCCGCTGCAGCACCTGACGTCCGGTTCGTCCGGCTCGGGATCCGGAACGTCGTCCGGTGGGACTGGTGGTGGCTCCGGGAAAACGTCTGGGGGAGAAGGTAGTTCGAAGTCAGCCGCTGGCTCGTCCAGCACGGGCCGCTCGTCGGGTTCGTCCACGTCGGGGTCCTCCGAAGACAGCGCTGCCGCCACAGATTCTCAGGACGCGACGATCGTGCAGGACCAACTGGCCGTGACGCAGGCGGAACAGGCTGCGGACAGCGCCACGTTGACCGCCCCGATCTCGGGGACCATCGGCGCGGTCGACCTCAGTGCTGGCAAGAGCGCGTCCTCCTCGTCGACGATCACGATCGTGGGCCAGGGTGACGCCGAAGTCACGGTCGACGCGCCGTTGTCCGACCTGCCTGAACTGTCAGCGGGTCAGAGCGCGTCGGTCGCGGCTGCCGGAGCAGTCGGCAGTATCCAGGGGACCGTCACACAGATCGGCATACTGCCGACCTCCAGCTCGAACTCCAGCACTCCAACCTATCCGGTGACGATCGTCGTTCCAGATGCGCCGCAAGCCCTCGCCGATGGCACGTCCGCGCAGGTCAGCATCAGCACCAAGCAGGTGAGTAACGTTGTGACTGTGCCGGATTCAGCGCTGACGATGGTCAGTTCGACGCAGGCGACGGCCCAGATTGCATCGGGTTCGACGGTGAAGTCCGAGGTCGTCACGGTGGGCGCCGTCGGTGGCGGTCGCGCGCAGGTGACCTCTGGGATCACCGCCGGCGAGCAGGTCGTGCTGGCTGATCTGAGTGAGGCGCTGCCGACCAACCAGTCGACGAACGTCCGCGGCCTGACGACGACCGGTGGCGGCGGTTTTGCCGGCGGTGGCGACTTCGGTGGCGGAGCTGGTGGGGGTGGTGGCCGCGGCGGCGGTCGCTGA
- a CDS encoding ABC transporter ATP-binding protein, giving the protein MQSILSLRGVTKTYASGDLEVQALRGVDLDVPEGDLVAIMGPSGSGKSTLMHILGCLDVPTTGVYELGGVDVSDMGEAELAQVRNAKIGFVFQQFNLLASMTALRNVELPLVYAGVSRTERRERAAEALERVGLAARLDHLPSQLSGGQQQRVSVARALVTDPDLILADEPTGNLDSVATKDVLSLFDELHDAGRTVLLITHDPDIAEQAARVIHIKDGRLSEADRAVA; this is encoded by the coding sequence ATGCAGTCGATCCTGTCCCTGCGCGGGGTGACCAAGACCTACGCATCCGGTGACCTTGAGGTGCAGGCCCTGCGCGGCGTCGACCTCGACGTGCCCGAGGGCGATCTCGTGGCGATCATGGGGCCGTCCGGCTCCGGCAAGTCGACCCTGATGCATATCCTCGGCTGCCTCGACGTGCCGACGACCGGGGTCTACGAGCTCGGCGGCGTCGACGTGTCCGACATGGGTGAGGCCGAGCTGGCCCAGGTGCGCAATGCCAAGATCGGCTTCGTCTTCCAGCAGTTCAACCTGCTGGCATCGATGACCGCGCTGCGCAACGTCGAACTGCCGCTGGTGTATGCCGGTGTCTCGCGCACCGAGCGTCGCGAGCGCGCTGCCGAGGCGCTGGAACGCGTCGGACTTGCGGCGCGCTTGGACCACCTCCCCTCGCAGCTGAGCGGTGGTCAGCAGCAACGGGTTTCGGTGGCCAGGGCGTTGGTGACCGATCCCGATCTGATCCTGGCGGACGAACCGACCGGGAACCTCGACTCCGTCGCGACCAAGGACGTGCTCTCCCTGTTCGACGAGCTGCACGACGCCGGCCGCACGGTGCTGCTGATCACGCACGACCCCGACATCGCCGAACAGGCCGCCCGGGTCATTCACATCAAGGACGGCCGGCTGTCCGAGGCCGATCGGGCCGTGGCATGA